The nucleotide sequence TTTAAATTCATAGCTTAGTTTTTGTAGCAATAGATACATTGTGTTGTAGTACTGTTATCGTTCttctataaatacataatatagttatttattaaatacttaattttacataaacataaacatgtcATTTAACTTGACCTTAAATCACAATTGTGATCTTCAACTTTAGGTGTGCACAAttaggcacttaaacttgtataaagttaaaCAAGCAGACACACACGTCCTACGTAGCATAATACATGTAGGACGCTATGTAGGACAAGATTTGTCCGCGTAGAATGCCACATATATAGGACATATGTGTCTACAtgttcaattttatacaagtttaagtgtctacttgtgcacatcCAAAATTGTAGTTCATAGATGTGACCTAATACCAAGTTAAACGACATGTTTATGTAATATGTAATGTGCCAAACTATAACCTCTGTAAATATTCTAGCCAAGTGCACAGGTACATATTTGCACACTTTGTCAAAGTAAGAATGAATAAAATCTTATTCCACCTTAAATTGGAGTAAATTCAATATTAGCAATTTCCTTGTTGTGATTTGCTTTATTTTACCAGATATGGAGGTACAATTCTTGTCTAGAGCTAGTGTACAACCCCCAAACAAATGAGAGGAAGAAATTTAAAAAAGTATAGCAAGGAAAAAGACAAAACAAGTCCTAGAAAAATTTGCAAAGTGATTGGCGCTTTCTATAAATTACCTGCTTACTAATGGCAAATTGGTAATCAAAAATCCTTTATATATCCCGTTAGAATAAGACACATCTCCCACCCCACATAtccaaagaaaaggaaagaaaagaaaaatgtttgGTCTCTCTCATCCAAAAACTCTCCCTTCTTCCCTCAAATCATCATCCACTACTCCTTCATCCTCAACCTTAAACTCCATGAAGCTCAAGACCCTAATACAATCCTTTGTTTTCTCTCATTTATACCGCATTATTAGAGCTCTAGCCAAAGCCAAATCAATCTTGTTTCAACATGTGAAGAATGTTCAGTTAGTTCATGTTTTTGAATTTCCCATGATGAAGAAGAACAAAAACAAGAATGTCAGGCTGTTCCTTGGTTCATTTAGGCTGCACTATAATTGGTGTTCTTCACATGTCATGCCGGTACCTATACCAACTGCTCTTGAGGATTACTCCACCGGCAATGTTTATCGTGACTCTACGTGGAATTCTATAATTTCTACTGCTTGTGATAAGTCAGAGCTCTCTGGGTACCTTCAATGGCTTGAAGAAAAGGATAATTTTgaagacaataataataataaagcaaaCAATGGGAATGATATTGATAAGCTTGCTGATATGTTCATTGCAAATTGTCATGAAAGGTTTAGATTGGAGAAAGTTGAATCTTATAGGAGATTTCAAGAAATGTTGGCTAGAAGTGTATGAAGCCTTCAACgtcgattttttttcttttttggttagaCGGTAAatttggggtggggtggggtaggggaTTTCTATGTCAGATAATTGTCTCACATTTTGGAAggtggagtttttttttttttccttcttttattccCTTGCTTTTGGAAAGGTAGGTCTTGCGAGACAACAATTGCCTCGATGGTGAGTAAAATTGAAGTAATTAGAAGGAAAATCTCTAACATCATGAGATTAGATGTGATATGGAGAATTTTACATGATGGGTTTCTGAGATCTGAAATTTATTTACATGCATTTTACCATCaacaattttaataaatttgcaTTCTTCAGCATGCTTAGGCTTTATTAATGGGAGCGGGGATGATATTATATGGAAAATCAACGTCGATATACAAAGAATTGGGATGAGTTGGATTAAATGTTTAAAACCATTCAAATTTGGGTCCtaagttttctttttcaatatAACTTTCTAATTAAGCCTTAAaacatttaatatttttggaTTATATGTCTCAGTACAATATTGAAAACGAAAATTTTCTGCTTCAACATGCCCGGAACATTATAATACTTCCTTTCTCATCAAAGAGATATGAGATAATTAAAAGATTATACACCGAAAATATGGAGCTTTTAGGTGAATTAAAGACGAAAATTAACAAGTTGTCCCAGCTAGTGTTTGAACGTGATTGTCAATTACAATTATCATGAATACCCGATAGTTATCTTTTTGGTAAGAAACAAATTCATCTACTTTCTTTTTTATGTCCCACTCGATGTTCGATATCCGCATTAGAGCCCGACTAATCCGAATCGCGCGTTACAAGTCCATTATGGGGGTAGCGCTCCCAATAAGATTTTCTCCATACCGAAAGGCTCGAACATGAGACCTctagttaagggtggagcagtTTCGTTATCAccactgcaccacaactcatgttggtAAATTGAAATTCTTCTACATTGTTAGTGAATACAAATTAGGATcaatttggccataaaaattatttattactttggaacaatttttttatttatttgaaaatcattgTTTGGCTATGTATGAaaacttcaaattcaatttaaagttgtattttaaatttgaaaaaaaatagaatatgacTTATTTTCAActcacttttcatttttaaattattttttaactttcaaatttttctctttttttttttaacaagaaTAACATCAGCTTTATATCAGCCATTAACCATCATCGACTTTTCCTATGATAAAGTCCCTCAATGACAACTACTTCTACCAAAGTATTTGGCTTTTATAAAATCCCATATAGTAACGATCATTACATGCAATAAAGGAAAATGGTTCATTGTGATAgtagttaaaaaaaattgatgtgtaGTAGCATCAAGCATGTATATGGAATTCCATCTATAATATTACGTGACTATCGAGTATGTGATATTACTCTTTAGAGCATATTTTATTGTTTGCTTAATGTAGGTTAGTCAAGTTGGATAATTTTGCTTGTTTTGAAAATTGTGAGATATGAATCATATGTCACgtttgatttttacaaaaatatataatcaaatttGAACATTATACAAAACATTCTTTGCAAAAATTATAACCAAAAAACAActtcaactttaaaattttcaaataaataaaaaaataattggaaTCGATCTATTGCCAAACGCCTACTGACACTCCATTTGAATTTGATAGAGAATGATCGATCAACGAGAAAACTCGTCGACCGCTAAATTGATCCACCTTTAGATAGGAGAGAATGaataaagatgaaagaaaagacGACGTTTGAAATTAAGGGTNNNNNNNNNNNNNNNNNNNNNNNNNNNNNNNNNNNNNNNNNNNNNNNNNNNNNNNNNNNNNNNNNNNNNNNNNNNNNNNNNNNNNNNNNNNNNNNNNNNNNNNNNNNNNNNNNNNNNNNNNNNNNNNNNNNNNNNNNNNNNNNNNNNNNNNNNNNNNNNNNNNNNNNNNNNNNNNNNNNNNNNNNNNNNNNNNNNNNNNNNNNNNNNNNNNNNNNNNNNNNNNNNNNNNNNNNNNNNNNNNNNNNNNNNNNNNNNNNNNNNNNNNNNNNNNNNNNNNNNNNNNNNNNNNNNNNNNNNNNNNNNNNNNNNNNNNNNNNNNNNNNNNNNNNNNNNNNNNNNNNNNNNNNNNNNNNNNNNNNNNNNNNNNNNNNNNNNNNNNNNNNNNNNNNNNNNNNNNNNNNNNNNNNNNNNNNNNNNNNNNNNNNNNNNNNNNNNNNNNNNNNNNNNNNNNNNNNNNNNNNNNNNNNNNNNNNNNNNNNNNNNNNNNNNNNNNNNNNNNNNNNNNNNNNNNNNNNNNNNNNNNNNNNNNNNNNNNNNNNNNNNNNNNNNNNNNNNNNNNNNNNNNNNNNNNNNNNNNNNNNNNNNNNNNNNNNNNNNNNNNNNNNNNNNNNNNNNNNNNNNNNNNNNNNNNNNNNNNNNNNNNNNNNNNNNNNNNNNNNNNNNNNNNNNNNNNNNNNNNNNNNNNNNNNNNNNNNNNNNNNNNNNNNNNNNNNNNNNNNNNNNNNNNNNNNNNNNNNNNNNNNNNNNNNNNNNNNNNNNNNNNNNNNNNNNNNNNNNNNNNNNNNNNNNNNNNNNNNNNNNNNNNNNNNNNNNNNNNNNNNNNNNNNNNNNNNNNNNNNNNNNNNNNNNNNNNNNNNNNNNNNNNNNNNNNNNNNNNNNNNNNNNNNNNNNNNNNNNNNNNNNNNNNNNNNNNNNNNNNNNNNNNNNNNNNNNNNNNNNNNNNNNNNNNNNNNNNNNNNNNNNNNNNNNNNNNNNNNNNNNNNNNNNNNNNNNNNNNNNNNNNNNNNNNNNNNNNNNNNNNNNNNNNNNNNNNNNNNNNNNNNNNNNNNNNNNNNNNNNNNNNNNNNNNNNNNNNNNNNNNNNNNNNNNNNNNNNNNNNNNNNNNNNNNNNNNNNNNNNNNNNNNNNNNNNNNNNNNNNNNNNNNNNNNNNNNNNNNNNNNNNNNNNNNNNNNNNNNNNNNNNNNNNNNNNNNNNNNNNNNNNNNNNNNNNNNNNNNNNNNNNNNNNNNNNNNNNNNNNNNNNNNNNNNNNNNNNNNNNNNNNNNNNNNNNNNNNNNNNNNNNNNNNNNNNNNNNNNNNNNNNNNNNNNNNNNNNNNNNNNNNNNNNNNNNNNNNNNNNNNNNNNNNNNNNNNNNNNNNNNNNNNNNNNNNNNNNNNNNNNNNNNNNNNNNNNNNNNNNNNNNNNNNNNNNNNNNNNNNNNNNNNNNNNNNNNNNNNNNNNNNNNNNNNNNNNNNNNNNNNNNNNNNNNNNNNNNNNNNNNNNNNNNNNNNNNNNNNNNNNNNNNNNNNNNNNNNNNNNNNNNNNNNNNNNNNNNNNNNNNNNNNNNNNNNNNNNNNNNNNNNNNNNNNNNNNNNNNNNNNNNNNNNNNNNNNNNNNNNNNNNNNNNNNNNNNNNNNNNNNNNNNNNNNNNNNNNNNNNNNNNNNNNNNNNNNNNNNNNNNNNNNNNNNNNNNNNNNNNNNNNNNNNNNNNNNNNNNNNNNNNNNNNNNNNNNNNNNNNNNNNNNNNNNNNNNNNNNNNNNNNNNNNNNNNNNNNNNNNNNNNNNNNNNNNNNNNNNNNNNNNNNNNNNNNNNNNNNNNNNNNNNNNNNNNNNNNNNNNNNNNNNNNNNNNNNNNNNNNNNNNNNNNNNNNNNNNNNNNNNNNNNNNNNNNNNNNNNNNNNNNNNNNNNNNNNNNNNNNNNNNNNNNNNNNNNNNNNNNNNNNNNNNNNNNNNNNNNNNNNNNNNNNNNNNNNNNNNNNNNNNNNNNNNNNNNNNNNNNNNNNNNNNNNNNNNNNNNNNNNNNNNNNNNNNNNNNNNNNNNNNNNNNNNNNNNNNNNNNNNNNNNNNNNNNNNNNNNNNNNNNNNNNNNNNNNNNNNNNNNNNNNNNNNNNNNNNNNNNNNNNNNNNNNNNNNNNNNNNNNNNNNNNNNNNNNNNNNNNNNNNNNNNNNNNNNNNNNNNNNNNNNNNNNNNNNNNNNNNNNNNNNNNNNNNNNNNNNNNNNNNNNNNNNNNNNNNNNNNNNNNNNNNNNNNNNNNNNNNNNNNNNNNNNNNNNNNNNNNNNNNNNNNNNNNNNNNNNNNNNNNNNNNNNNNNNNNNNNNNNNNNNNNNNNNNNNNNNNNNNNNNNNNNNNNNNNNNNNNNNNNNNNNNNNNNNNNNNNNNNNNNNNNNNNNNNNNNNNNNNNNNNNNNNNNNNNNNNNNNNNNNNNNNNNNNNNNNNNNNNNNNNNNNNNNNNNNNNNNNNNNNNNNNNNNNNNNNNNNNNNNNNNNNNNNNNNNNNNNNNNNNNNNNNNNNNNNNNNNNNNNNNNNNNNNNNNNNNNNNNNNNNNNNNNNNNNNNNNNNNNNNNNNNNNNNNNNNNNNNNNNNNNNNNNNNNNNNNNNNNNNNNNNNNNNNNNNNNNNNNNNNNNNNNNNNNNNNNNNNNNNNNNNNNNNNNNNNNNNNNNNNNNNNNNNNNNNNNNNNNNNNNNNNNNNNNNNNNNNNNNNNNNNNNNNNNNNNNNNNNNNNNNNNNNNNNNNNNNNNNNNNNNNNNNNNNNNNNNNNNNNNNNNNNNNNNNNNNNNNNNNNNNNNNNNNNNNNNNNNNNNNNNNNNNNNNNNNNNNNNNNNNNNNNNNNNNNNNNNNNNNNNNNNNNNNNNNNNNNNNNNNNNNNNNNNNNNNNNNNNNNNNNNNNNNNNNNNNNNNNNNNNNNNNNNNNNNNNNNNNNNNNNNNNNNNNNNNNNNNNNNNNNNNNNNNNNNNNNNNNNNNNNNNNNNNNNNNNNNNNNNNNNNNNNNNNNNNNNNNNNNNNNNNNNNNNNNNNNNNTTTGACACTCCTATTTCAAATGAAATATTTGTAGGAACCGAGAAAGGTGAGAAATGATTGAAATAATAAAGGTTGACTAGGTAACTAGGGAATAGAAAATAGCATGGGACTTTTAGTGACAGCGACAATGATTCTGAAGGAATATATGATAAACGGATCGAATGGGTGATATTGATGATGTATTCCAATCTTCCATTGTGATTGATATATCATGTCTTTAGGTACTTTAAAGTTTGTGCTTGTACCTACTGTTTACCTGTTCCCTTCGTTTGCTTTTTCATGGTAATGGGTGATGATGATGTGTTCCCAATCTTTCACTGTGACTGATCATGTCTTTAGGTACACAAAGACACAAACTAAGCTTACACTTTAAAGTTAGTGTTTTCACCTACTGTTTACCTGTTCCCTTTATTtgctttttctctttcttcttcctttcatttttttACATATTCCTTTCCTAACTCCAAATCCTGCTCTTGTCAGGACAATTCCCTACAATCAGATATGActcttttttcacaaattttaaaCTAGAAACTTTCAGCACAAGAATGAATAAAGTTACTACTCATTAATCTTAATTTAGTTATGCTTTATGATTTCTAATTTTGAATGGTGCTTCATGGTTTACATCCGCAGCTTAGGATTAGAAATATTTTGGGAGAAAAGTTCGAAATATATCTAAACTTTGACAAAATTTATTGTAACACGTCTCAACTTTGCGAGGTTATATGACTTcctcatattattttttactgtATTTTTGTGACATATATTTGTCAGCTAgagtacatatattttttattaaatatatacaatttttttctaataatcACAATGCAAGCCTCTAACTTAAGATCCACCAACATTATTTATATGCTCAACAAATAATTCAGATACAAGCTGTGGAGAAATGACGTCGGGCAGTGAACAAGTAGCTTTCCTAGCACTTGAACATACTGTGCACAAAcctaattaaaaaatcaaaactgCTCTCACTCCCCTCTTCGTCATCGCTCTCttcttcatcctcttcctccATCAATTCATCACATTCAGAATTCATTCTGTACATCCTTTCTGCTGCTTCTCCAATCGATCCATCAAACCAAGCACCAAGATAAAACAGAAGGGTCAAACAAAacgttaaaaagaaaaaatgggatgaacttaaacaaaattaaatggtacaaataaagtaaaatgagAAACAATTTCCATCCAGCTACGGAAAGAAAATCACTTAAATATGTGGCCGGATATTGTAAGTGGCAGGGTGGTATTGCTGCCACCGTCCATTGAGATTCAGCGGTTAAaacataacaataacaataacaataacaataacaataacaataacaataataataataataataataataataataataataataataataataataatgcaaaatGAAATTGGACCTTGGCATGCAAATGGTCACTCCGAGGTTTCTCTGTTGAAGACAAGGGGGAAATAACGAGTGACAACTTGGAGAAAGAGAAGATGACGTTGAGTATAATCTCAAGGGAAATGGTGATATTGGCAGTGCGGCAGCTCCCTCCATTCAATTTCTGATGAGATTGGTTGTCCGTTAAGATACTGCAGCATTTGATAAAACTGGAAATTCCcatcaaataaaaaagaatttaggGGAAAAAAACAAAATGGTGTTTGTTTTCGCAAATTGCTGGATTTTAtttcaaacaaataattaaaaaaaattataccactcgCTCCATGGTTTTACCTCAACTTTCGAAATTAAACCATGTATTCAACAACAAAATGTACTAATATCCGTTTTTGGAGTGGTCATTTAATGTGTACTTGATTAAAATTGGCCAAACTTCAAACAGTTTTGATTGAAGTTCTAGCCTTAAAAAGGCTTAATATGTCTAATGTCTTGTTCAGTTCAATTTCAAACATTTTTGACTGAAGTTATAACATTAAAAAAGGCTTAAGacatttttttgttgaaattatgTACCTTCAATTATTTTGGCATGAGGCATGACTAGGGTTaggcataaacataaaaaaaatcaaccgATCCAAATtaacttgattttgatttttgattttcattctatttttctctaaaattttgatattcggtttgattttcaatttttgaattttggtttTTCCATTTTCGATTTAACCGAACTTCTATTGCATCGGTTTTTAAGAAGGATAAATTACATAATTTCCCAAACATCCTTAGCGTTAATGTTCATTATCccacattttaaaaataattacatataatcTCTTAATTTAGGTTTTCTCTTTCCTTAGAACTTGATACATAACACATCCAACTTATACAACCTTCACTCTACCAAACTCGCTCCTTATAACACATTtatctttcaatattttcttaC is from Capsicum annuum cultivar UCD-10X-F1 chromosome 5, UCD10Xv1.1, whole genome shotgun sequence and encodes:
- the LOC107872600 gene encoding uncharacterized protein LOC107872600, with the translated sequence MFGLSHPKTLPSSLKSSSTTPSSSTLNSMKLKTLIQSFVFSHLYRIIRALAKAKSILFQHVKNVQLVHVFEFPMMKKNKNKNVRLFLGSFRLHYNWCSSHVMPVPIPTALEDYSTGNVYRDSTWNSIISTACDKSELSGYLQWLEEKDNFEDNNNNKANNGNDIDKLADMFIANCHERFRLEKVESYRRFQEMLARSV